The Haladaptatus cibarius D43 genome window below encodes:
- the smc gene encoding chromosome segregation protein SMC codes for MHIKKLVLDKFKSFGRKTEIPFYEDFTVVTGPNGSGKSNIIDSVLFALGLARTRGIRAEKLTDLIYNPGHDEDEGAKNGPLEASVEVILDNSDGTLDRTQVVNAAGTDNVGDTDEITIKRRVKQTEDNYYSYYYLNERSVNLSDIQDLLAQAGVTPEGYNVVMQGDVTGIINMTPYERREIIDEIAGVAEFDAKKDAALEELEVVKDRVEEAELRIEEKDDRLDQLRDERETALEYKGLREEKEEYEGYLKAAELEEKRADLENTQDDIESRKDELVSLQRELDERQGKVVRLEDQLEELNTEIERKGEDEQLAIKSEIEEVKGEISRLEDKIESAEAKIQDAENRRRQAFVEIDRKQETVDELDGDIRDIKIEKASVKGEIGTKESEFAEIEDEIDNVDTEYDEVKADLAEKKDALEDEKSAKNERQREKDRLLDEARRRADAVDEKQTELDSAQERILDIETELDDLADELLKAERNANQIGDVVDDLKAEKRELQSDLDSVEKKLQSKQQKYAELDARAQESGDSSYGRAVSTILNGGLDGVHGTIAQLGSVGQQYATACETAAGGRMSQVVVDDDSVGQRCIEYLKRRNAGRATFLPITKMQNRRLPSVPNMPGVVDFAYNLIDFDSEYSGIFSYVVGDTLVVEDMETARELMGDFRLVTLSGELVEKSGAMTGGSTSGSRYSFSASGKGQLERVARQINELEEERQSVRESIRSVEERLDDARDRQTDATDQVRTIENDIERKEEEIASIEDKMESLEAEIEEVQDERESVNDRMQELETEISAHEVEIADIEDDISELEAELADSKIPELSSKADEIRAEIDELEDRMDDLDGKLNELQLEKQYAEDAIDSLHDDIESAQNKKAEQEARISEFEGKIEDSEETLESKREAVEELESELAELKDERSELKSELAEAKEKRDEQQSQVEAVENRLESLKRSASRLEEDVAELREEVGEYDPEDVPDHDEVRKNIDRLERQMEALEPVNMLAIDEYDEVESDLDDLKERKATLVEERDGIRERIDSYESQKKETFMEAFDAIDSQFRDIFTRLSAGSGELFLENDDDPFDGGLTMKAQPGDKPVQRLDAMSGGEKSLTALAFIFAIQRYNPAPFYALDEVDAFLDAVNAERVGEMVDELAGDAQFVVVSHRSAMLERSERAIGVTMQGNNVSSVTGIRLDGEQEVPADD; via the coding sequence ATGCACATCAAAAAGCTCGTCCTCGATAAGTTCAAGAGCTTCGGCCGGAAGACCGAAATCCCGTTTTACGAGGACTTCACCGTGGTCACCGGGCCGAACGGTTCCGGCAAGAGCAACATCATCGACAGCGTCCTGTTCGCGCTCGGACTGGCCAGAACGCGGGGCATTCGCGCCGAGAAACTGACCGATCTGATTTACAACCCCGGCCACGACGAGGATGAGGGCGCGAAAAACGGCCCGCTCGAAGCCTCCGTCGAGGTCATTCTGGACAACTCCGACGGAACACTCGACAGAACACAGGTCGTCAACGCCGCCGGGACGGACAACGTCGGGGACACCGACGAAATCACCATCAAACGTCGGGTGAAACAGACCGAGGACAACTACTACTCCTACTACTACCTGAACGAGCGGTCGGTCAACCTCTCCGACATTCAGGATTTGCTGGCACAGGCGGGCGTGACGCCGGAAGGCTACAACGTCGTCATGCAGGGCGACGTGACCGGCATCATCAACATGACGCCCTACGAGCGTCGCGAAATCATCGACGAAATCGCTGGTGTCGCGGAGTTCGACGCGAAAAAAGATGCCGCACTCGAAGAACTCGAAGTCGTCAAAGACCGCGTCGAAGAGGCCGAACTCCGCATCGAGGAGAAAGACGACCGACTCGACCAACTGCGCGACGAGCGGGAAACCGCGCTCGAATACAAGGGACTCCGCGAGGAAAAAGAAGAGTACGAAGGCTATCTGAAGGCCGCAGAGCTGGAAGAGAAGCGGGCTGACCTCGAAAACACCCAAGACGACATCGAGAGCAGGAAAGACGAACTCGTCTCCCTCCAGCGCGAACTGGACGAACGACAGGGCAAAGTCGTCCGTCTGGAAGACCAACTGGAAGAACTCAACACGGAAATCGAGCGCAAAGGCGAGGACGAACAACTCGCCATCAAGAGCGAAATCGAGGAAGTCAAGGGCGAAATTTCGCGCCTCGAAGACAAAATCGAATCCGCGGAAGCAAAGATTCAGGACGCGGAAAACCGCAGGCGGCAGGCGTTCGTGGAAATCGACCGCAAGCAAGAAACGGTCGATGAACTAGACGGCGACATCCGCGACATCAAAATAGAGAAGGCCTCGGTCAAAGGAGAAATCGGTACGAAGGAATCCGAATTCGCCGAAATCGAGGACGAAATCGACAACGTCGATACGGAATACGACGAGGTGAAAGCCGACCTCGCCGAGAAAAAGGACGCGCTCGAAGACGAAAAGAGCGCGAAAAACGAGCGCCAGCGCGAGAAAGACCGCCTGTTGGACGAGGCCAGACGACGCGCCGACGCGGTGGACGAAAAACAGACCGAACTCGATTCGGCCCAAGAACGAATTCTGGACATCGAAACCGAACTGGACGACCTCGCGGACGAACTGCTGAAAGCCGAGCGGAATGCCAACCAAATCGGCGACGTGGTGGACGACTTGAAAGCCGAAAAGCGGGAACTCCAATCCGACCTCGATTCGGTCGAGAAGAAGTTACAGTCGAAACAGCAGAAGTACGCCGAACTCGACGCTCGCGCGCAAGAGAGCGGCGATTCATCGTATGGCCGGGCCGTCTCCACGATTTTAAACGGCGGTCTGGACGGCGTTCACGGGACGATTGCCCAACTCGGAAGCGTCGGCCAGCAGTACGCCACCGCCTGTGAAACCGCGGCGGGCGGCCGAATGTCGCAGGTCGTCGTGGACGACGACAGCGTCGGCCAGCGCTGTATCGAATACTTAAAACGCAGAAACGCTGGTCGTGCGACGTTCCTGCCGATTACGAAGATGCAGAATCGCCGTCTGCCGTCGGTGCCGAACATGCCCGGCGTGGTCGATTTCGCCTACAACCTCATCGACTTCGATTCTGAGTATTCGGGCATTTTCTCCTACGTCGTCGGCGACACGCTGGTCGTGGAGGACATGGAAACCGCCCGCGAACTGATGGGCGATTTCCGTCTGGTCACGCTGTCCGGCGAACTGGTCGAAAAGAGCGGGGCGATGACTGGCGGTTCGACCAGCGGGTCACGCTACTCGTTTTCGGCCTCCGGCAAAGGCCAGTTGGAGCGCGTTGCCCGGCAAATCAACGAGTTGGAGGAAGAACGCCAGTCGGTTCGGGAATCCATTCGCAGCGTCGAAGAGCGATTGGACGATGCACGCGACCGGCAAACCGACGCAACCGACCAAGTCCGCACGATAGAGAACGACATCGAGCGCAAGGAAGAAGAAATCGCGTCCATCGAGGACAAGATGGAGTCGCTCGAAGCCGAAATCGAGGAGGTACAGGACGAACGCGAGTCGGTCAACGACCGAATGCAGGAACTCGAAACCGAGATTTCGGCTCACGAGGTGGAAATCGCGGACATCGAAGACGACATTTCGGAACTCGAAGCCGAACTCGCCGACTCGAAGATTCCCGAACTGTCGAGCAAGGCGGACGAAATCCGCGCCGAAATCGACGAGTTAGAAGACCGGATGGACGATTTGGACGGCAAACTGAACGAACTACAACTCGAAAAGCAGTACGCCGAAGACGCCATCGACAGCCTCCACGACGATATCGAATCTGCACAGAACAAGAAGGCCGAGCAGGAAGCGCGCATTTCGGAATTCGAAGGGAAAATCGAGGACAGCGAGGAAACTCTCGAATCGAAGCGCGAGGCCGTCGAGGAACTCGAATCCGAACTCGCGGAACTCAAAGACGAGCGTTCCGAACTGAAATCGGAACTCGCCGAGGCAAAGGAGAAACGCGACGAACAGCAGTCGCAAGTCGAAGCGGTCGAAAATCGTCTCGAAAGCCTCAAACGGAGTGCAAGCCGCCTCGAAGAGGATGTCGCCGAACTCCGCGAGGAAGTCGGCGAGTACGACCCCGAGGACGTTCCAGACCACGACGAGGTTCGGAAGAACATCGACCGACTCGAACGCCAGATGGAAGCGCTCGAACCGGTCAACATGCTCGCAATCGACGAGTACGACGAAGTCGAGAGCGACTTGGACGACCTGAAAGAGCGCAAGGCGACACTCGTTGAGGAACGGGACGGCATCCGCGAACGAATCGACTCCTACGAATCACAGAAAAAGGAGACGTTCATGGAGGCCTTCGACGCCATCGACTCGCAGTTCCGGGACATCTTCACGCGCCTCTCGGCGGGGTCGGGCGAACTGTTCCTCGAAAATGATGACGACCCGTTCGACGGCGGCCTGACGATGAAAGCGCAACCCGGCGACAAACCGGTTCAGCGACTCGACGCGATGAGCGGCGGCGAGAAATCGCTCACTGCGCTCGCGTTCATCTTCGCCATCCAGCGATACAATCCTGCGCCGTTTTACGCGCTGGACGAGGTGGACGCCTTCTTGGACGCCGTCAACGCGGAGCGCGTCGGCGAGATGGTGGACGAACTCGCGGGTGACGCCCAGTTCGTCGTCGTCTCGCATCGCTCGGCGATGCTCGAACGCTCCGAGCGCGCAATCGGCGTGACGATGCAGGGCAACAACGTGAGCAGTGTCACCGGCATTCGGCTTGACGGGGAACAGGAGGTGCCCGCGGATGATTGA
- a CDS encoding DUF7518 family protein, with protein MTSQRDRIANLESRVEELDATIRGLTEELVDANQRLRELEAEQESNESTEVEEAKTEESKDETDDNDEGTSGLGDDIIVA; from the coding sequence ATGACTAGCCAGCGCGACCGAATCGCAAACTTGGAATCGCGGGTCGAAGAACTCGATGCGACGATTCGCGGACTGACGGAGGAACTCGTGGACGCCAATCAGCGACTCCGCGAGTTGGAGGCCGAGCAGGAATCGAACGAATCGACCGAGGTCGAAGAGGCTAAAACCGAGGAGTCCAAGGACGAAACAGACGATAACGACGAGGGTACGTCCGGACTGGGCGACGACATCATCGTGGCGTAG
- the gatB gene encoding Asp-tRNA(Asn)/Glu-tRNA(Gln) amidotransferase subunit GatB: MTAQAVQEGEHVAVIGLEIHVQLETDTKIFCGCSTNQDDPEPNTYTCPVCLGLPGALPVLNEAAVEFAVKVGKAIDADIPEETRFHRKNYFYPDLPKGFQITQYDAPICQDGKLEFRHKGETRTVGIHRAHLEEDPGSLRHVRDGSGNIDTRTTGIDRADYTLVNYNRAGTPLMEIVTDPDFRKPGEAVTFLEKLEEVLEYLGIFDSTRDGSLRVDANLSLVPGEDVDGDGTISDEVLADANRTEVKNISSHKGAESALAYEESRQRNLIRRGKAVEQETRHFNETHGSTVSMRSKEEEKDYRYFAEADLPPLQVSDWKERLEIPELPDARRERFRDEYDLSKEAASKLTSSKQVADFYEEVAEEFDPDLAAAWVADSLLGELNYRDMEITDVEDRLGEFKTLIRLVAEDEITAKNAEETVLREMLDEGDDPETVIDREGLGKADSGEVEQAVEEAIEENPDTVEDYHAGEGGAINFLVGQVMQKTGGSADPGSVNGMLREQLDE, translated from the coding sequence ATGACTGCTCAGGCTGTCCAAGAGGGCGAACACGTGGCCGTTATCGGCCTCGAAATCCACGTCCAACTGGAGACGGATACGAAGATTTTCTGCGGTTGTTCGACCAACCAAGACGACCCCGAACCGAACACCTACACCTGCCCGGTCTGTCTCGGCCTTCCGGGTGCTCTCCCGGTGCTGAACGAGGCGGCCGTCGAATTCGCCGTCAAAGTCGGCAAAGCTATCGACGCCGATATTCCGGAAGAAACCCGCTTCCACAGAAAGAACTACTTCTACCCCGACCTGCCGAAGGGTTTCCAGATTACGCAGTACGACGCCCCGATTTGTCAAGACGGGAAATTGGAGTTCCGGCACAAAGGCGAAACCCGAACCGTCGGTATCCACCGCGCGCACTTAGAAGAAGACCCCGGCAGTCTCCGACACGTCCGCGACGGCAGTGGAAACATTGACACCCGAACTACCGGCATCGACCGTGCGGATTACACGTTGGTCAACTACAACCGCGCCGGGACGCCCTTGATGGAAATCGTCACCGACCCCGATTTCCGCAAACCGGGCGAAGCGGTTACCTTCCTCGAAAAACTGGAGGAGGTACTCGAATATCTCGGCATCTTCGATTCGACCCGCGACGGCAGTCTGCGCGTTGACGCAAACCTCTCGCTGGTTCCCGGCGAGGACGTAGACGGCGACGGGACGATTTCCGACGAGGTGCTGGCGGACGCGAACCGAACCGAAGTGAAGAATATCTCCAGTCACAAGGGCGCAGAAAGCGCGCTCGCCTACGAGGAGAGTCGCCAGCGGAATCTCATTCGGCGTGGAAAGGCGGTCGAGCAGGAGACGCGCCACTTCAACGAAACCCACGGCTCGACCGTCTCGATGCGCTCGAAGGAAGAGGAGAAAGATTACCGCTACTTCGCCGAAGCAGACCTGCCACCGCTCCAAGTCAGTGACTGGAAGGAGCGACTCGAAATTCCGGAACTGCCCGACGCCCGCCGAGAGCGATTCCGCGACGAGTACGACCTGAGCAAGGAAGCCGCGAGCAAACTCACCTCCAGCAAGCAAGTCGCAGACTTCTACGAGGAGGTAGCCGAGGAGTTCGACCCCGACCTCGCCGCGGCGTGGGTCGCCGACAGTCTCCTCGGAGAACTCAACTACCGCGACATGGAAATCACGGATGTCGAAGACCGACTGGGCGAGTTCAAGACCCTCATCCGTCTCGTCGCCGAAGACGAGATTACGGCCAAAAACGCCGAAGAAACCGTCCTGCGTGAGATGCTGGACGAGGGCGACGACCCCGAAACAGTCATCGACCGGGAGGGACTCGGCAAGGCAGATTCGGGCGAAGTCGAACAGGCAGTCGAGGAGGCTATCGAGGAGAACCCGGACACGGTGGAGGACTACCACGCCGGAGAGGGCGGCGCAATCAACTTCCTCGTTGGACAGGTCATGCAGAAAACCGGCGGGAGTGCCGACCCCGGTTCCGTGAATGGCATGCTTCGGGAGCAACTGGACGAGTAA
- a CDS encoding C45 family autoproteolytic acyltransferase/hydolase, with product MTNPVNSEHDESLERELAANYQCYSLTGSHHEIGVETAKRSESVIESGTKLTDEAREVAEESREITESVFPEAVEEFRGYADALDLTDDEWLWQFAPGVQGGCSAVAVETEDGFIIGRNYDFFYFESRRHLIHTNPDDGFAHVGTHEGLIGGRFDGLNEAGLFVEFNGAGEPDDSRVGMPFHLVVRYLLENCETATEARDTLCDLPLRESKSYLLADESSAFVVEAHPEETAVREPEDGVLVATNHFVHPAMQEYEPAWDNSVRRRETLRGLAEISEPTAKDVQTRLRDHEAPVCGHEDGLATFWSCIADPAAGRVSYALGAPCRNEYVWTISPGEE from the coding sequence ATGACAAACCCCGTGAATTCGGAACACGACGAGAGCCTCGAACGCGAGTTAGCCGCCAACTACCAGTGCTACAGCCTCACCGGAAGTCATCACGAAATCGGCGTCGAGACAGCCAAACGAAGCGAGTCTGTCATCGAATCGGGAACGAAATTGACTGACGAAGCGCGCGAGGTGGCCGAAGAATCCAGAGAAATCACCGAATCCGTGTTTCCGGAAGCGGTCGAAGAATTTCGAGGCTACGCCGACGCCCTCGATTTGACCGACGACGAGTGGTTGTGGCAGTTCGCGCCGGGTGTGCAGGGTGGATGCAGTGCGGTTGCAGTAGAAACGGAGGATGGCTTCATCATCGGACGAAACTACGATTTCTTCTACTTCGAGTCTCGACGCCACTTGATTCATACGAATCCGGACGATGGCTTTGCCCACGTCGGAACCCACGAGGGACTCATCGGCGGGCGGTTCGACGGCCTGAACGAAGCAGGACTGTTCGTGGAGTTCAATGGTGCTGGCGAACCCGACGATTCCCGTGTCGGAATGCCGTTCCACCTCGTGGTTCGCTATCTGCTGGAGAACTGTGAAACCGCGACGGAGGCCCGCGATACCTTGTGCGACCTGCCACTGCGCGAATCGAAAAGCTACCTGCTCGCGGACGAAAGTTCGGCGTTCGTCGTGGAAGCACACCCAGAAGAAACTGCGGTCAGAGAACCAGAAGACGGCGTCCTCGTCGCTACGAATCACTTCGTCCATCCCGCAATGCAGGAGTACGAACCGGCGTGGGACAACTCCGTCCGGCGACGGGAGACGTTGCGAGGGTTGGCCGAAATTTCAGAACCGACTGCGAAGGACGTACAAACCCGTCTCCGCGACCACGAGGCACCGGTTTGTGGCCACGAAGACGGACTCGCAACGTTTTGGTCGTGTATCGCCGACCCTGCGGCGGGACGCGTTTCCTATGCACTCGGCGCGCCGTGTCGAAACGAATACGTCTGGACGATTTCCCCCGGAGAAGAGTGA
- a CDS encoding lytic transglycosylase domain-containing protein produces MPSRRDILKKVSTAGATAITVTGLSGSASAAPGSIPSHYLDQYQATGANYGIDWTYLAGVGWIETQHGQYEPGCDESSAGARGPMQFMPATWDAYGVDGNGDGYANICDYQDAIPAAANYLTASGAPENWDDALYAYNHSWSYVNDVKDTAAYYRNQYGGGGGGGFADGDRITPTANLNTREQPGTGQPIVATISPGEVGEIMNGPTTKGGYTWWGVHWLDRNVWGWSVEQYLTDA; encoded by the coding sequence ATGCCATCCAGACGTGACATACTCAAGAAAGTCAGTACAGCAGGAGCGACAGCAATCACGGTGACGGGACTGTCCGGGTCTGCATCCGCCGCACCCGGTTCCATTCCGTCGCATTATCTCGATCAGTATCAGGCGACCGGTGCCAACTACGGTATCGACTGGACGTACCTCGCGGGCGTCGGCTGGATAGAAACCCAGCACGGCCAGTACGAGCCCGGTTGCGACGAGTCGTCGGCGGGCGCACGTGGTCCGATGCAGTTCATGCCCGCGACGTGGGACGCCTACGGCGTTGACGGTAATGGCGACGGCTATGCGAATATCTGCGACTATCAGGACGCGATTCCAGCCGCCGCAAACTACCTGACGGCCTCTGGCGCGCCGGAGAACTGGGACGACGCGCTGTACGCCTACAACCACAGTTGGAGCTACGTCAACGACGTGAAAGACACCGCCGCCTACTACCGCAACCAGTACGGTGGAGGTGGCGGTGGTGGGTTTGCCGACGGCGACCGAATTACGCCGACTGCCAACCTGAACACCCGTGAACAGCCCGGAACCGGCCAGCCAATCGTCGCCACGATTTCGCCCGGCGAAGTCGGCGAAATCATGAACGGCCCGACCACGAAGGGCGGCTACACGTGGTGGGGCGTCCACTGGCTCGACCGGAACGTGTGGGGTTGGTCGGTCGAGCAGTACCTCACCGACGCATAG
- a CDS encoding MATE family efflux transporter — protein MSRRTQSRVDMTTGSISPKLASLAWPLVVGNLLQTFYNLADMFWVGRVSTEAVAAVSLMFPTSWLFVSLAMGLTAGSVALVSQHVGAGNDRAADNVVAQTTILGVLLGTVLATLGYLFRRPLLTLVGAEGQVYVEALQYIEVLFFSIPFTFLFFVFRAVLRGAGDTRTAMWLMVLSAGMNVILDPILILGWGPIDGMGTQGAAVATLIARVFAAVVGVYVLLRGNWGIQLRLEDLSPDWPVLKRLVEIGYPATIDGAARSFAAVAMAALVARFGAVPTAAYGVGVRLMSVSWTVSGAVGQATATGVGQNLGAETPERAAEVTWKATAGTLAVLFAAGGLMVAFPDVAMRVFTDDPAVVAEGINFLHIIGLFLSFFGGLMVIQGGFRGAGDTRVAMALSFLSRWVFRLPIALILAYGWTFQLGPLTLSGLAWGVDGLWWAWSISAIVSFVMGVLWFSLGRWRHGVLEDEKKPATAD, from the coding sequence ATGTCCCGACGAACGCAGAGTCGCGTCGATATGACCACCGGTTCGATTTCGCCGAAACTGGCGAGTTTGGCGTGGCCGCTGGTCGTCGGGAATCTTCTCCAGACGTTTTACAACCTCGCGGATATGTTCTGGGTCGGGAGAGTCAGCACCGAGGCCGTCGCCGCCGTCTCGCTCATGTTTCCGACTTCGTGGCTGTTCGTCTCGCTCGCCATGGGACTCACCGCCGGTTCTGTCGCTCTCGTCTCACAGCACGTCGGGGCTGGCAACGACCGGGCCGCGGACAACGTCGTCGCGCAGACGACGATTCTGGGAGTTCTACTCGGAACCGTTCTCGCCACGCTCGGCTACCTGTTCCGTCGGCCACTGCTCACGCTCGTCGGTGCGGAGGGGCAAGTGTACGTCGAAGCCCTCCAGTACATCGAGGTGCTGTTTTTCTCCATTCCGTTTACGTTCCTCTTTTTCGTCTTCCGGGCCGTGCTTCGCGGCGCGGGCGACACGCGAACCGCGATGTGGTTGATGGTGCTTTCGGCGGGAATGAACGTGATTCTCGATCCGATTCTCATCCTCGGTTGGGGACCGATTGACGGAATGGGGACGCAAGGTGCGGCCGTCGCCACACTCATTGCCCGCGTGTTCGCGGCCGTCGTCGGCGTGTACGTGCTTCTCCGCGGCAACTGGGGGATTCAGCTTCGACTCGAAGACCTCTCGCCGGACTGGCCGGTGTTGAAACGACTCGTGGAAATCGGTTATCCCGCCACCATCGACGGCGCGGCCCGCAGTTTCGCCGCCGTGGCGATGGCCGCATTGGTCGCTCGATTCGGTGCAGTTCCGACCGCCGCCTACGGCGTCGGCGTTCGACTGATGTCCGTTTCGTGGACGGTTTCGGGTGCGGTCGGACAGGCCACCGCGACCGGCGTCGGGCAAAACCTCGGGGCGGAAACCCCCGAAAGGGCCGCGGAGGTGACGTGGAAAGCCACCGCCGGAACGTTAGCCGTCCTCTTCGCGGCGGGTGGCTTGATGGTGGCGTTTCCCGACGTCGCCATGCGAGTGTTCACGGACGACCCCGCAGTAGTTGCGGAGGGCATCAACTTCCTCCACATCATCGGGCTGTTCCTCTCGTTCTTCGGCGGCCTGATGGTGATTCAGGGTGGCTTCCGCGGCGCGGGTGACACCCGCGTTGCGATGGCCCTCTCGTTTCTCTCGCGTTGGGTGTTTCGCCTTCCCATCGCGCTCATCCTCGCCTACGGATGGACGTTCCAACTCGGCCCGCTCACCCTCTCGGGACTGGCGTGGGGCGTCGATGGACTCTGGTGGGCGTGGTCGATTTCGGCCATCGTCTCGTTCGTCATGGGCGTCCTCTGGTTCAGCCTCGGCCGGTGGCGACATGGCGTCCTTGAGGATGAGAAAAAACCGGCAACCGCGGACTAA
- a CDS encoding DNA topoisomerase I: MELIITEKDNAARRIADILSGESADADRQNGVNVYKWGGKRCIGLSGHVVGVDFPPEYNDWRDVEPVELIDADIEKQPTKENIVRTLRLLARDASRVTIATDYDREGELIGKEAWELVREVNDEVPINRVRFSSITENEVTSAFENPDELDFDLAAAGEARQIIDLIWGAALTRFLSLSSRQLGNDFISVGRVQSPALKLIVDREREIEAFDPEDYWEMFADLKKAKEEFEAQYFYRDEDGNEAERVWDEETAEKAYETLREATQATVERVSRRTRTDDPPAPFNTTQFIRAAGSLGHSAQRAMSIAEDLYTAGYITYPRTDNTVYPDDLDPEELLDEFVGNYHFGDDADSLLERDDIEPTEGDEETTDHPPIHPTEDIPTKGELSDDEWDIYELVVRRFFATVAESAKWEHLKVVAMVSELSLKSNGKRLLEEGYHAVYPYFKTTENFVPNVEEGEVLDVTDTRIEDKQTQPPRRYGQSRLIEKMEKMGIGTKSTRHNTIQKLYDRGYLESDPPRPTRLAQSVVSAAEDYADLVVSESMTRELEEDMTAIAEGKADLDDVADSSREILARVFDELEESREEIGKQLQQSLKADKTLGPCPDCGEDLLVRQSRRGSHFVGCDGYPDCTYTLPLPNKGKPLILDETCDDHDLREVKILAGRGTFVHGCPLCKAEAAEEAEDRVIGECPDCGTEHGGELAIKQLQTGSRLVGCTRYPDCDYSLPLPRRGDIEVTDEKCEEHDLPELVVHNDDDEPWELGCPICNYEEFRQREEKSGLEVIDGIGAKTAEKLAEAGIENIDDLKNAEVESVAEQVNGVSEDRLRGWQAKAD; the protein is encoded by the coding sequence GTGGAACTCATCATCACCGAGAAGGACAATGCCGCGCGCAGAATCGCCGACATCCTATCCGGCGAGAGCGCAGACGCCGACCGACAAAACGGCGTCAACGTCTACAAATGGGGCGGAAAGCGCTGTATCGGCCTGTCAGGGCACGTCGTCGGGGTCGATTTTCCGCCGGAATACAACGACTGGCGCGACGTGGAACCCGTCGAACTCATCGACGCCGACATCGAGAAACAACCGACAAAGGAAAACATCGTCCGCACGCTTCGACTGTTGGCACGGGACGCGAGTCGCGTAACGATTGCCACGGACTACGACCGCGAGGGAGAACTCATCGGGAAAGAAGCGTGGGAACTCGTCCGTGAGGTGAACGACGAGGTACCAATCAACCGCGTTCGATTTTCCTCGATTACGGAAAACGAGGTCACCTCGGCGTTCGAGAACCCCGACGAACTCGACTTCGACCTCGCCGCGGCGGGCGAAGCGCGCCAGATTATCGACCTCATCTGGGGTGCCGCGCTGACCCGATTTCTCTCGCTTTCGTCCCGCCAACTCGGCAACGACTTCATCAGCGTCGGCAGGGTGCAGAGTCCGGCGCTGAAACTCATCGTCGACCGGGAGCGCGAAATCGAGGCGTTCGACCCGGAGGACTACTGGGAGATGTTCGCCGACTTGAAAAAGGCAAAAGAGGAGTTCGAAGCCCAGTACTTCTACCGCGACGAGGACGGCAACGAGGCCGAACGCGTGTGGGACGAGGAGACGGCCGAGAAAGCCTACGAAACGCTTCGAGAGGCGACCCAAGCGACCGTCGAACGTGTTTCACGGCGAACCCGAACCGACGACCCGCCAGCGCCGTTCAACACGACACAGTTCATCCGCGCGGCGGGCAGTCTCGGTCATTCAGCCCAGCGCGCGATGAGCATCGCAGAAGACCTCTACACCGCCGGGTACATCACCTACCCACGTACCGACAACACGGTGTATCCGGACGATTTAGACCCCGAAGAACTGCTCGATGAGTTCGTCGGGAACTACCATTTCGGCGACGATGCGGACAGTCTGCTGGAACGGGACGACATCGAACCGACCGAAGGTGACGAGGAAACCACCGACCACCCGCCGATTCATCCGACCGAGGACATTCCGACCAAGGGCGAATTGAGCGACGACGAGTGGGACATCTACGAACTCGTCGTTCGGCGGTTCTTTGCGACGGTTGCAGAGAGTGCGAAATGGGAACACCTCAAAGTCGTGGCAATGGTGTCCGAGTTGTCGCTCAAATCCAACGGAAAGCGACTGCTCGAAGAGGGCTACCACGCCGTCTATCCGTACTTCAAGACGACCGAGAACTTCGTCCCGAACGTCGAGGAGGGCGAAGTTCTCGACGTGACCGACACGCGAATCGAGGACAAGCAGACCCAACCGCCGCGCCGGTACGGCCAATCTCGGCTCATCGAGAAGATGGAGAAGATGGGCATCGGAACGAAATCGACCCGCCACAACACCATCCAAAAACTGTACGACCGCGGCTACCTCGAAAGCGACCCGCCGCGACCGACGCGCCTCGCGCAGTCGGTCGTCTCCGCCGCGGAGGATTACGCCGACCTCGTGGTGAGCGAGAGCATGACCCGCGAACTGGAAGAGGACATGACCGCCATCGCGGAAGGGAAGGCGGATTTGGACGACGTGGCGGACTCCTCCCGTGAAATTCTCGCACGGGTGTTCGACGAGTTAGAAGAATCGCGCGAGGAAATCGGTAAGCAACTCCAACAGTCGCTGAAAGCCGACAAAACGCTCGGGCCGTGTCCCGACTGCGGTGAAGACCTGCTGGTTCGCCAGAGTCGCAGAGGGTCTCATTTCGTCGGCTGTGACGGCTATCCCGACTGCACGTACACGCTTCCGCTGCCGAACAAGGGCAAACCGCTCATCTTGGACGAAACGTGTGACGACCACGATTTGCGCGAGGTGAAGATTCTCGCCGGAAGAGGTACCTTCGTCCACGGCTGTCCGCTGTGTAAGGCCGAAGCGGCCGAAGAAGCGGAAGACCGCGTTATCGGGGAATGCCCCGACTGTGGTACAGAACACGGTGGCGAACTGGCCATCAAACAGCTCCAAACCGGTTCCCGACTCGTCGGCTGTACGCGCTATCCGGACTGCGACTACTCGCTTCCGCTCCCGCGCCGGGGGGACATCGAAGTGACGGACGAGAAATGTGAGGAGCACGACCTGCCGGAACTCGTGGTTCACAACGACGACGACGAACCGTGGGAACTCGGCTGTCCAATCTGCAACTACGAGGAGTTCAGACAGCGCGAAGAAAAGAGCGGTCTCGAAGTCATCGACGGCATCGGCGCGAAAACCGCCGAGAAACTGGCCGAAGCAGGTATCGAGAACATCGACGACCTGAAAAACGCGGAAGTCGAGTCGGTGGCGGAGCAGGTAAACGGCGTGAGCGAAGACCGACTTCGTGGCTGGCAGGCGAAGGCGGACTGA